The proteins below come from a single Methyloprofundus sedimenti genomic window:
- a CDS encoding lipocalin family protein, with the protein MKVILMILAAVMSTSCATTEFSKTVDYVDINRFMKKWYVIAGRLTFMESGAYNAVEVYTWNNQEDRIDIDFTLIKDSFEGKKKSIPQKGWIENTQTNAHWKVSPFWPLKFNYLVIDLAEDYSWTVIGVPGQEWIWIMSADWKMNDETLNMIIKRVSEMGYSVENIKRVPQQW; encoded by the coding sequence GTGAAAGTTATCTTGATGATCTTGGCCGCTGTTATGAGTACGAGTTGTGCAACTACAGAATTTTCAAAAACAGTTGATTATGTCGATATAAATCGCTTCATGAAAAAATGGTATGTGATCGCAGGTCGATTAACTTTTATGGAGTCAGGTGCATACAACGCTGTTGAGGTATACACTTGGAACAATCAAGAAGATCGAATTGATATTGATTTCACTCTGATTAAAGACTCTTTTGAGGGAAAGAAAAAATCTATTCCTCAAAAAGGATGGATTGAAAATACTCAAACGAATGCGCACTGGAAGGTAAGTCCCTTTTGGCCTTTGAAGTTTAATTACCTCGTTATTGACTTGGCAGAGGATTATTCATGGACTGTCATTGGTGTTCCAGGACAAGAGTGGATATGGATCATGTCAGCAGATTGGAAAATGAATGATGAAACATTGAATATGATAATTAAGCGGGTCTCTGAGATGGGCTATTCTGTAGAGAATATTAAGCGAGTTCCTCAACAGTGGTAG
- a CDS encoding alpha-amylase family glycosyl hydrolase, which yields MSKIKSEQNELPHWFTQKAESRLHLLYGEHLVEQLMERLISRLKIEQAKNPETHTGNLWSEKDIILITYGDSIQQANERPLQTLYEFLSLHLRGSINSVHILPYFPYSSDDGFSVIDYKTVNPALGDWSDIERIDKDFCLMTDLVINHVSRDNLWFIQYLSKQQPGSDYFIEKPEETDTSMVVRPRSTPVLMPVRTLDGVKHVWATFGEDQIDVNFANPDVLFEFIDILLLYISKGSRFIRLDAVAFLWKKSGTRCINLRETHEVVKLLRDIVDVIAPGTILITETNVPNGENISYFGNSDEAHMVYQFTLPPLLLHALHHGNSHYLSKWTKDTPRSPKNCTYLNFLASHDGIGLRPAEGILPQQEVQTLVDAMHEYNGYVSMRTDQFGKESPYEINIALFDALKGTNQGLDNYQASRFICAHAIMIALQGIPALYIHSLTATMNDHHGVEQSGRTRSINRRKWQYDELLELLNNPELPHADIFHELKRLLNIRSKQAAFHPNADQETLSLNDKVFAFWRTSLDQHQRILVISNISNETQTIPLPAHPTIADSGVWRDLIERTALSKSTQEIKLYPYQCTWLEALD from the coding sequence ATGTCTAAAATAAAATCAGAGCAAAACGAATTGCCCCACTGGTTTACCCAGAAGGCAGAATCTCGCTTACACTTACTCTATGGTGAACATCTGGTTGAACAGTTAATGGAACGCCTGATCAGCCGTTTGAAAATTGAACAAGCCAAAAATCCTGAAACACACACTGGAAATCTCTGGAGTGAGAAGGATATTATCCTTATTACTTATGGCGATAGTATTCAACAGGCGAATGAAAGGCCATTGCAAACTCTGTATGAGTTTCTCTCCCTGCATTTAAGAGGCAGCATTAATAGCGTACATATACTGCCCTACTTTCCGTATAGCTCAGACGACGGGTTTTCAGTTATTGATTATAAAACCGTAAATCCGGCTCTTGGAGACTGGTCCGATATAGAGCGCATTGATAAGGACTTTTGCTTAATGACTGATCTGGTCATTAATCATGTGTCCCGCGACAATCTCTGGTTTATTCAATACCTGAGCAAGCAACAACCTGGCAGTGATTACTTTATCGAGAAACCTGAAGAGACTGATACCTCAATGGTAGTACGTCCGCGAAGCACGCCTGTATTAATGCCTGTGCGCACCCTCGACGGTGTAAAGCATGTCTGGGCAACATTCGGCGAAGACCAGATCGATGTCAACTTTGCCAATCCTGATGTATTATTTGAATTTATTGATATTTTATTATTGTATATTTCTAAAGGTTCACGCTTTATACGCCTTGACGCAGTAGCCTTTTTATGGAAAAAATCAGGGACTCGCTGTATCAATTTACGTGAAACGCATGAAGTGGTGAAACTACTCCGAGATATTGTCGATGTGATTGCGCCAGGAACGATACTGATTACCGAAACCAATGTGCCTAATGGTGAAAACATTAGTTATTTCGGTAACAGTGATGAAGCGCATATGGTCTATCAATTTACCCTGCCACCTTTATTACTGCATGCACTGCATCATGGTAACAGCCATTATTTAAGCAAGTGGACCAAAGACACCCCACGCTCGCCCAAAAACTGTACCTACCTGAATTTTCTGGCATCTCATGACGGTATCGGTTTGCGACCTGCTGAAGGGATTTTGCCACAACAAGAAGTACAAACATTAGTCGATGCCATGCATGAATATAATGGCTATGTCAGTATGCGTACCGACCAGTTCGGCAAGGAATCACCCTACGAAATTAATATCGCGCTGTTTGATGCACTCAAAGGCACCAATCAAGGCCTTGATAACTATCAGGCATCAAGATTTATCTGTGCGCATGCCATTATGATAGCGCTGCAAGGTATTCCGGCATTGTATATTCACAGCCTGACAGCAACAATGAATGATCATCATGGCGTAGAACAATCGGGTCGTACCCGTTCAATTAACCGTCGTAAATGGCAATATGATGAATTACTCGAGTTACTAAACAATCCCGAGCTCCCGCACGCAGACATTTTTCATGAATTAAAACGGCTATTAAATATACGTAGCAAGCAAGCTGCATTTCATCCTAATGCAGATCAGGAAACACTTTCATTAAATGATAAAGTATTTGCATTTTGGCGGACTAGCCTCGACCAGCATCAGCGCATTCTGGTTATCAGTAATATCAGTAACGAGACACAAACAATACCTCTACCCGCTCATCCCACGATTGCAGACTCCGGTGTCTGGCGGGATTTAATTGAGCGTACTGCTCTAAGTAAAAGTACTCAAGAGATCAAATTATACCCTTACCAATGTACATGGCTGGAGGCACTGGATTAA
- a CDS encoding DNA topoisomerase III encodes MVKRANNTFELYLCEKPSQGRDIARILGANQRNDGYLQGDKVVVSWCIGHLLEMIPPDEYDPKYKRWSLDTLPILPQDWKMSAKKSTSKQLTVLKKLLKRSHSVVIATDADREGETIAREVLDYFKYTGATRRLWLSALDTVSVQRALKAIRPSIETEPLYHSGLARGRADWLIGMNLTRAFTLLVNDRQVRSVGRVQTPTLALIVNRGREISNFKPVPYYEISAYFKTHNGIAGELLETKWQFPEQISTGQGDEQKRCLDKHVAQSVIDRCQNQQGLVTTATTARKKQPPPLLYNLSGLQQEASRRWGYGALEVLNLAQSLYETHKLTSYPRSDCEYLPLSQFNDVSTILQALCKNDASLCDLIAQANKAQKSRVWNDKKVTAHHAIIPTQATPGITRLNVKELNIYNLIRRRYIAQFFADFEYDQSTIIVTIDTDQFQTSGRIARVKGWKQAIETESRQSFSKPAGEDNKQELPAVTKGEQLLCDHLKLLDKLTQPPKHYTEGTLIKSMETIGTQVTDKVMKKILRETAGLGTQATRANIIQTLFQRKFIIAEKKLLKATQLGFDLIDAVPDTIKDPVLTAQWEQQLDDIANNKGQDINGFLQQQILLLNAIVTQVKKPQTKYQSSPVSSNSVTPASAHPAKQYQAGDPCPECSHTLEVRTAIRGKKIGQNYIGCSHFPDCRFYAWPSL; translated from the coding sequence TTGGTTAAAAGAGCAAACAACACATTTGAACTTTACCTTTGTGAAAAGCCCTCACAAGGGCGTGATATCGCACGTATTCTGGGTGCTAATCAACGTAATGATGGCTATCTTCAGGGCGATAAAGTGGTTGTTAGCTGGTGTATTGGCCATTTGCTGGAAATGATTCCACCCGATGAATACGATCCCAAGTATAAGCGCTGGTCATTAGACACTTTGCCGATTTTGCCTCAGGACTGGAAAATGTCGGCAAAAAAGTCGACGAGCAAACAATTAACGGTTTTAAAAAAGCTGTTAAAACGTAGCCATAGTGTGGTGATTGCAACCGATGCGGATCGTGAAGGGGAAACGATTGCCCGAGAGGTCCTGGATTATTTTAAATATACCGGTGCAACGCGTCGCTTATGGTTATCGGCTCTGGATACAGTGAGTGTGCAACGTGCACTGAAAGCGATCAGGCCGAGTATAGAAACCGAACCTTTATATCATTCAGGCTTGGCTAGAGGGCGTGCTGACTGGTTAATCGGCATGAATCTCACCCGGGCTTTTACGCTGTTAGTGAATGATCGACAAGTGCGATCAGTCGGTCGAGTGCAAACGCCTACATTAGCATTGATAGTCAATCGGGGTCGTGAAATCTCAAATTTCAAACCAGTCCCTTATTATGAAATTTCAGCTTATTTTAAAACCCATAATGGGATAGCGGGTGAATTGCTGGAAACAAAATGGCAGTTTCCAGAACAAATATCAACAGGGCAGGGCGACGAGCAAAAAAGATGTCTGGACAAGCATGTTGCACAGTCTGTTATTGATCGATGTCAAAATCAACAAGGCCTTGTCACAACTGCAACAACCGCAAGAAAGAAACAGCCACCACCCTTACTTTATAATTTGTCAGGATTGCAGCAAGAGGCTTCGCGTCGCTGGGGATATGGAGCTCTGGAAGTACTGAATCTAGCACAATCTCTTTATGAAACTCATAAACTGACTTCATACCCTAGAAGTGATTGTGAATATTTGCCGCTCAGTCAATTTAATGATGTCAGTACCATATTGCAAGCGCTGTGTAAAAATGATGCGAGTCTTTGTGATCTCATTGCACAGGCTAATAAAGCACAGAAATCCCGAGTCTGGAATGATAAAAAAGTCACGGCTCACCATGCCATTATTCCCACGCAGGCGACACCTGGTATTACTCGTCTCAATGTCAAAGAGTTGAATATCTACAATTTAATTCGACGCCGTTATATTGCGCAGTTTTTTGCTGATTTTGAATACGATCAAAGCACCATCATCGTCACGATTGATACAGACCAGTTTCAAACCAGCGGGCGTATAGCTCGCGTTAAAGGCTGGAAGCAAGCAATTGAAACAGAGAGCAGACAGAGTTTTTCTAAGCCAGCTGGAGAAGATAATAAGCAGGAACTTCCAGCGGTAACAAAAGGCGAACAACTACTTTGTGATCATCTCAAACTGTTAGATAAATTAACCCAGCCACCCAAGCATTATACCGAAGGCACATTGATAAAATCCATGGAAACGATTGGTACTCAGGTGACCGATAAGGTCATGAAAAAGATATTGAGAGAAACAGCGGGATTGGGAACGCAGGCCACCCGAGCCAATATTATTCAAACACTGTTCCAGCGTAAATTTATTATTGCAGAAAAGAAATTGCTCAAAGCAACACAGCTTGGATTTGATTTGATAGATGCGGTCCCTGACACGATCAAAGACCCAGTATTAACCGCGCAATGGGAACAGCAGTTAGATGATATTGCCAATAACAAGGGGCAGGATATTAATGGTTTTTTGCAGCAACAAATTTTGTTGCTCAATGCTATTGTTACGCAGGTTAAAAAGCCACAAACAAAGTATCAATCATCGCCTGTTTCTTCTAACAGCGTAACACCAGCAAGTGCTCATCCAGCCAAACAATACCAGGCAGGTGACCCTTGTCCAGAATGCAGTCATACACTTGAAGTGCGTACTGCTATCCGAGGCAAGAAAATTGGCCAGAATTATATAGGCTGCAGTCATTTTCCAGACTGCCGGTTTTATGCGTGGCCTAGCCTTTAA
- a CDS encoding NarK family nitrate/nitrite MFS transporter, with protein sequence MSAQALNFFSFSGRMKILHTTWIAFFISFVVWFSHAPLMLVIADSLGMSKAEIKTILILNVALTIPARIIIGILVDKFGPKRTYSILLALGSLPTFMFAFANSFEQLALARFLSGFVGAGFVIGIRMVGEWFPAKQVGIAEGIYGGWGNFGSSAAAMTLPTLALVFGGPDGWRYAIATTGLIALVYSLIYFFSVSDTPKGSTYFKPKKAGAMEVTSIRDLFFYILMTIPLYATLTLLTWKLSPAGVSLLSDFSALLIYIGIWLLFIYNVYKIVHVNEDHLAQPIDDIHKYKFKQVAILDLAYLITFGSELAIVSMLPIFFYETFHESQGITLVQAGLSASGFAFMNLIARPGGGWISDKFGRKLSLSIFIIGLTFGYYVMSLITPDWPIYAVIILTMCCSFFVQAGEGAVFAMVPLIKRRMTGQIAGMVGAYGNVGAVLFLTVLSFVSPSIFFLVIASGALIVLVAVQFIEEPKGHMVEVQEDGSVEMIELD encoded by the coding sequence ATGAGCGCACAAGCATTAAACTTTTTTTCATTTTCGGGCAGGATGAAGATTCTGCATACGACCTGGATTGCATTTTTTATCTCATTTGTCGTCTGGTTTAGTCATGCGCCCTTAATGCTGGTGATTGCAGATTCATTAGGTATGAGCAAAGCTGAAATCAAGACTATCCTGATTTTAAATGTCGCTCTGACTATTCCTGCAAGAATAATTATTGGGATTTTAGTTGATAAATTTGGTCCTAAGCGGACGTATTCTATTTTATTGGCTTTGGGTAGTTTGCCTACCTTTATGTTTGCTTTTGCAAATAGCTTTGAGCAACTCGCATTAGCACGATTTTTATCGGGTTTTGTAGGCGCAGGGTTTGTGATTGGCATACGCATGGTAGGCGAGTGGTTCCCTGCTAAACAAGTTGGCATTGCCGAAGGTATCTATGGTGGTTGGGGGAACTTTGGTTCATCTGCAGCAGCGATGACCTTACCCACTTTGGCACTGGTATTTGGTGGACCTGATGGCTGGCGTTATGCGATTGCCACTACCGGTTTGATTGCTTTGGTTTATTCGCTTATTTATTTTTTCAGTGTTAGCGACACACCGAAAGGATCTACCTATTTTAAACCGAAAAAAGCAGGTGCAATGGAAGTCACCAGTATAAGGGACTTATTTTTCTATATTCTAATGACCATTCCCTTATATGCAACGCTGACTTTATTAACCTGGAAATTATCGCCTGCAGGTGTCAGTTTATTAAGCGATTTTTCTGCCTTATTAATTTATATCGGTATCTGGCTATTATTCATTTATAACGTGTATAAAATTGTTCATGTGAATGAAGATCACCTTGCCCAACCCATAGACGACATTCATAAATATAAGTTTAAGCAAGTAGCTATTTTAGATTTAGCTTATTTGATTACCTTCGGTTCGGAATTGGCGATTGTCTCAATGCTACCGATATTCTTTTATGAAACATTTCATGAATCACAAGGGATTACACTGGTGCAAGCGGGTCTTTCTGCATCGGGATTTGCATTTATGAATTTAATTGCACGTCCTGGCGGCGGCTGGATCAGTGATAAGTTTGGGCGTAAATTATCCTTATCAATTTTTATTATTGGTTTGACGTTCGGCTATTATGTCATGTCATTAATTACCCCCGACTGGCCTATATATGCGGTTATTATTTTAACCATGTGTTGTTCATTCTTTGTTCAGGCAGGTGAGGGTGCTGTGTTTGCCATGGTTCCGTTAATTAAACGTCGTATGACGGGACAGATAGCCGGTATGGTTGGTGCTTATGGTAATGTGGGGGCCGTATTATTTTTAACGGTACTCTCGTTTGTTTCTCCATCTATATTCTTTTTAGTCATTGCTAGCGGTGCTTTGATTGTTCTGGTCGCAGTACAGTTTATTGAAGAACCTAAAGGCCATATGGTTGAAGTTCAGGAAGATGGTTCGGTTGAAATGATTGAACTGGATTAG
- a CDS encoding bifunctional protein-serine/threonine kinase/phosphatase — MTGQTLKISIASASDKGIKARNEDFLGATIPAGAQLTHKGIAVAIADGMSGSDAGHEASHCCVDSFLSDYYSTPDSWSVKQAGQKILSATNSWLYSQGQQRYDSVKGMVSTLSILVLKSNTAHIFHIGDSRIYRLRKGNLEQMTRDHRVWISDKKNYLNRAMGIEPRLEVDYKAFPLEQGDLFFTSTDGVHDFIAEKALKSLLQSGDDLEHIAQRIVHQASDNKSDDNLSCQVLRVDEIPLAKEDEVLRRYANLPFPPPLDVGMVLDGYKIQAELHASKRTQIYRALDTKTGTQVILKTPSVLYEDDTFYIEHFLHEEWAGKRINHENVLKVLGTDRVKTCIYYATEFIDGITLREWIDNHPKPYIREVRQIVEQIAKGLRAFHRMEMLHQDLKPENIMLDKQGTVKIIDFGSVKIAGIAEMTPFENQENENVLGTLNYTAPEYHLGQRGTVKSDLYSLGVISYEMINGALPFGVDMPEKPNKINLAKLAYVPSFHKNAMVPIWIDGALKKATSIYSQVRYEEVSEFIYDLSTPNPLFLKEAERSKPLIERNPITFWKVLSSILLLINLVLFYFVLK, encoded by the coding sequence ATGACCGGACAAACACTTAAAATATCTATAGCTTCAGCGAGTGACAAAGGAATTAAAGCCAGGAATGAAGATTTTTTAGGGGCCACAATTCCCGCAGGTGCGCAACTCACACATAAAGGTATTGCCGTCGCCATCGCTGATGGTATGAGTGGCAGTGATGCAGGCCATGAGGCTAGCCATTGTTGCGTAGACAGTTTCTTAAGTGATTATTACAGTACGCCCGATTCCTGGTCTGTTAAACAGGCAGGGCAGAAAATTCTTTCCGCTACCAATTCCTGGCTATATAGCCAGGGTCAACAACGCTACGATTCTGTTAAAGGAATGGTCAGTACCTTAAGTATATTGGTGCTTAAGTCCAACACCGCACATATTTTTCATATAGGTGACTCCAGAATATACCGTCTACGTAAGGGTAATTTAGAGCAGATGACGCGAGATCATCGTGTCTGGATCTCCGATAAAAAAAATTATTTAAATCGCGCTATGGGAATAGAGCCTCGTTTAGAAGTCGACTACAAGGCGTTTCCGCTGGAACAAGGTGATCTGTTTTTTACCAGCACTGATGGCGTGCATGATTTTATTGCCGAAAAAGCGCTTAAGTCATTGTTACAATCCGGGGATGATTTAGAGCACATTGCACAGCGTATTGTGCACCAGGCAAGTGATAATAAAAGTGATGATAACCTAAGCTGTCAGGTGCTTAGGGTAGATGAGATACCGCTTGCTAAAGAAGATGAGGTATTGCGCCGCTATGCAAATTTGCCTTTTCCACCGCCCTTAGACGTGGGCATGGTATTAGATGGTTATAAAATTCAAGCAGAATTGCATGCCAGTAAACGTACTCAGATTTATCGTGCGTTAGACACAAAAACAGGCACACAGGTTATTTTAAAAACACCGTCTGTTTTATATGAAGATGATACTTTCTATATAGAACATTTCTTGCATGAAGAATGGGCCGGGAAACGTATTAACCATGAAAATGTATTAAAAGTATTGGGTACAGACAGGGTGAAAACGTGTATCTATTATGCAACTGAATTTATTGATGGAATAACGCTAAGAGAATGGATTGATAATCATCCGAAGCCCTATATACGAGAAGTGAGGCAAATAGTTGAACAGATTGCCAAAGGCTTGCGAGCATTTCATCGTATGGAAATGTTACATCAGGATTTAAAGCCGGAGAATATCATGCTTGATAAGCAGGGCACGGTAAAAATTATTGATTTTGGGTCAGTAAAAATAGCAGGGATTGCTGAAATGACCCCGTTCGAGAATCAAGAAAATGAGAATGTCTTAGGTACACTTAATTATACAGCGCCTGAATATCATTTGGGTCAGCGCGGTACTGTAAAATCTGATCTCTATTCTTTAGGCGTGATTAGCTATGAAATGATCAATGGCGCTCTGCCTTTTGGTGTCGATATGCCGGAAAAGCCCAATAAAATTAACCTGGCAAAACTCGCTTATGTGCCGAGTTTTCATAAAAATGCTATGGTGCCTATATGGATAGATGGCGCTTTAAAAAAAGCGACGTCTATTTATTCGCAAGTGCGCTATGAGGAAGTCTCTGAATTTATTTATGATTTGTCGACCCCCAATCCGCTGTTTTTAAAAGAGGCAGAGAGGAGTAAGCCGCTTATAGAACGTAACCCGATTACTTTCTGGAAAGTCCTGAGCAGCATATTGTTGCTAATAAATCTGGTTTTGTTTTATTTTGTTTTAAAATGA
- a CDS encoding ANTAR domain-containing response regulator, translating into MSPYKILVIEYLSKSKELETMLNKLDFQAITLFSESLDINKISNEIMPEVIVFNSEKVTDKMIQFIKELNLVYARPTILFSEDSDSKSVNKVIQAGISAYIVNGLESKRIKNIIDIAAARFKEQQQLKAELEKTRDKLEERKLVDRAKGILIKTRGFSEDEAYHTIRKLAMDRNIALAEMAKNVIAMSELLEL; encoded by the coding sequence ATGAGCCCTTACAAAATTTTAGTTATTGAGTATCTTTCTAAAAGTAAAGAACTTGAAACGATGCTAAATAAACTAGATTTTCAGGCCATTACCCTGTTTTCTGAATCACTTGATATCAATAAAATTTCTAATGAAATAATGCCTGAAGTCATAGTATTCAACAGTGAAAAAGTCACTGATAAGATGATCCAGTTTATTAAAGAACTGAATCTGGTTTATGCTCGCCCCACTATTCTTTTTTCAGAAGACTCTGATAGCAAGTCGGTAAATAAAGTAATACAAGCCGGAATCAGCGCCTACATCGTTAACGGATTGGAAAGCAAGCGTATCAAAAACATTATTGACATTGCTGCAGCACGCTTTAAAGAACAGCAACAACTGAAAGCTGAACTGGAAAAAACCAGGGATAAACTGGAAGAGCGAAAACTGGTTGATCGCGCCAAGGGAATTTTAATTAAAACACGCGGATTTTCAGAAGACGAGGCATACCACACAATTCGCAAATTAGCGATGGATAGAAATATCGCATTAGCAGAAATGGCAAAAAATGTTATTGCAATGTCTGAATTACTTGAACTCTAA
- a CDS encoding ATP-binding domain-containing protein, producing MSFYPDNREVHYKQENIMELDLAYAITIYKSQGSAVKAVIIPILTQHFKMLYRNLIYTGLTRAKDLAVFVGARRALSMAIQQQNVSQRQTTVKLLIKGQTTHRTGSLENDYSLYNSGQFFLPRIAVRTSSV from the coding sequence GTGTCTTTTTACCCAGATAACCGAGAAGTGCATTATAAGCAAGAAAATATTATGGAGCTCGATCTGGCTTATGCAATTACCATATATAAGTCTCAGGGTAGTGCAGTTAAGGCGGTGATTATTCCTATTCTTACCCAGCATTTCAAGATGCTGTATCGTAATCTGATTTATACGGGATTAACCCGGGCAAAAGATCTGGCGGTTTTTGTGGGCGCTAGAAGAGCCTTATCTATGGCCATACAGCAACAGAATGTTAGTCAGAGACAGACTACTGTAAAACTCTTGATTAAAGGTCAGACCACGCATAGAACCGGCAGTCTGGAAAATGACTACAGCCTATATAATTCTGGCCAATTTTTTTTGCCTCGAATAGCAGTACGCACTTCAAGTGTATGA
- a CDS encoding glycosyltransferase family protein produces the protein MSDFFQNGTITTLHKLNKDRVTDMEAELQSFAEQRPMGLVLPSLFSELEGPALESIIKEISQVPYLNEIIIGLDNANANEFAYAREFFSALPQRHRILWNEGPRLRKLNVQLIEKGIAPKELGKGRNVWYCYGYAIASGRSEAIAIHDCDILTYNRGMLASLFYPVANPAFNFEFCKGYYYRMADAKINGRVCRLLVTPLLRTLKKILGPMDYLDYLDSFRYALSGEFATRMDTIKEIRIPSDWGLEIGVLSEMYRNQSRKHICQVEIADAYDHKHQELSPEYVDAGLSKMSIDIAKSIFRKLATEGVVLSKEVFRTVKATYYREALDTVEAYYNDACFNGLTFDRHQEEKTVELFSQNIIRAGDTFLERPSETPFIPSWNRVVSAIPDILDRLQDAVEEDNA, from the coding sequence ATGAGTGATTTTTTTCAGAATGGTACGATTACTACGTTGCATAAATTGAATAAAGATCGGGTAACTGATATGGAAGCCGAACTACAATCATTTGCTGAGCAAAGGCCAATGGGCCTAGTGTTACCTTCCTTATTCTCAGAACTAGAAGGGCCGGCACTGGAATCAATTATTAAAGAGATCAGTCAGGTTCCTTATTTGAATGAAATCATTATTGGGCTTGATAATGCCAATGCTAATGAATTTGCTTATGCCCGGGAATTTTTTAGTGCCTTACCGCAACGGCATAGAATCTTATGGAATGAAGGACCTAGATTACGCAAACTGAATGTGCAATTGATAGAAAAAGGCATAGCGCCCAAAGAGTTGGGTAAGGGGCGTAATGTCTGGTACTGCTATGGATATGCAATTGCTTCAGGACGTTCTGAGGCGATAGCAATACATGATTGCGATATCCTGACCTATAACCGGGGTATGTTAGCGAGTCTGTTTTACCCGGTTGCTAATCCGGCATTTAATTTTGAATTCTGCAAAGGCTATTATTATCGCATGGCAGACGCCAAAATAAATGGCCGCGTTTGCCGTTTGCTAGTGACTCCTTTGCTAAGAACGCTTAAAAAAATATTAGGCCCAATGGATTATCTGGATTATCTGGATAGTTTTCGCTATGCACTGTCGGGTGAATTTGCTACACGCATGGATACTATCAAGGAAATTCGGATTCCCAGTGATTGGGGGCTGGAAATCGGTGTGTTATCCGAAATGTATCGCAATCAATCACGCAAACATATTTGTCAGGTAGAAATAGCCGATGCCTATGATCATAAGCATCAGGAATTATCCCCTGAATATGTAGATGCCGGACTATCCAAGATGAGTATTGATATTGCCAAATCAATTTTTCGCAAGCTGGCAACCGAGGGTGTGGTTTTAAGTAAGGAGGTTTTTAGAACAGTGAAGGCGACATATTATCGTGAAGCACTGGATACAGTTGAAGCCTATTATAATGATGCCTGTTTTAATGGCTTAACATTTGACCGGCATCAGGAAGAAAAAACTGTGGAATTATTTTCTCAGAATATTATTCGAGCGGGTGATACTTTTCTGGAACGACCAAGTGAAACGCCTTTTATTCCCAGCTGGAATCGAGTAGTCAGCGCCATACCGGATATTCTGGATCGGTTGCAGGATGCAGTTGAAGAGGATAATGCGTAG
- a CDS encoding EAL domain-containing protein, whose amino-acid sequence MVQPDDFIPVMENTPLSGLLTYWVIETLADEIIDWLRANPEAHISFNVPPEILGRGGLEHVAKKSGLFELASQIIMEVTERGVPDLLGLESINNAWRLGVRVALDDVALVGGTNLAILARCNFDITKLDKSLANQISPQCPSPEWLGGITALLGSSQLVVIAEGVETEQQLIALRSANIQAAQGFYFSRPIPAEDFFVYYKRTRSI is encoded by the coding sequence ATCGTTCAGCCCGATGACTTTATCCCAGTGATGGAGAACACCCCGCTTTCCGGTCTGCTCACATACTGGGTGATCGAAACGTTGGCGGACGAAATAATAGACTGGTTACGTGCCAACCCAGAGGCCCACATCAGCTTCAATGTACCGCCAGAAATATTGGGTCGCGGCGGTTTGGAGCATGTGGCAAAAAAGTCCGGTTTATTCGAGCTGGCCTCTCAAATCATTATGGAGGTCACTGAGCGGGGAGTGCCAGACTTACTTGGACTCGAGTCGATCAACAACGCCTGGAGGCTGGGCGTCCGGGTCGCTTTAGACGATGTTGCTCTCGTTGGCGGGACCAATCTTGCAATACTGGCACGGTGCAATTTTGACATAACTAAACTCGATAAATCCTTGGCGAACCAGATCAGCCCGCAATGCCCCTCTCCGGAATGGCTCGGAGGTATTACAGCGTTGTTAGGATCGTCGCAGCTGGTGGTAATAGCCGAAGGTGTTGAGACGGAACAGCAGTTAATTGCACTTCGGTCGGCGAACATACAGGCGGCACAAGGTTTCTACTTCTCGCGTCCAATCCCTGCGGAAGATTTTTTTGTTTATTATAAAAGGACAAGATCCATTTAA